The following are from one region of the Ruficoccus sp. ZRK36 genome:
- a CDS encoding transporter substrate-binding domain-containing protein, whose amino-acid sequence MTILRSHILRFVLFFALALPLFGQDADRPNLSPFRVAPLKVGVTPDSPPMVFKSADKLEGVEIDLARVLAKQLKRPVQFVELPWDEQIPALMDKRIDIIMSGMTVTREREDVVAFSEPYLEYGQMAMVRSEDKVRYNSIKNILSTRSPTGIIPETTGANFVDNHFQRAKPIEFSTPDKATDALVRGEVDLFIYDSPVILWIASKRAGDEIVAIPQNLTIEHLGWAMRQDDLSLQKKVNAALEAMQEDGSLNHTISLWLPQMPGIL is encoded by the coding sequence ATGACTATCCTCCGCTCTCACATTCTCCGTTTTGTTCTGTTTTTCGCGCTGGCCCTTCCGCTCTTCGGGCAGGATGCCGACCGGCCCAACCTGAGCCCCTTCCGCGTGGCTCCGCTGAAAGTCGGCGTCACCCCGGACTCCCCGCCCATGGTCTTCAAGAGCGCGGACAAGCTGGAAGGTGTTGAGATCGACCTGGCCCGTGTGCTGGCCAAGCAGCTCAAGCGACCCGTGCAGTTCGTCGAGCTTCCGTGGGACGAGCAGATCCCTGCCCTGATGGACAAGCGCATCGACATCATCATGTCGGGCATGACCGTGACCCGCGAGCGCGAGGACGTCGTCGCCTTTTCCGAGCCTTACCTGGAGTACGGGCAGATGGCCATGGTCCGCAGCGAGGACAAAGTCCGCTACAACTCGATCAAGAACATCCTGAGCACCCGCTCGCCGACGGGGATCATCCCCGAAACGACCGGCGCTAACTTCGTGGACAACCACTTCCAGCGCGCCAAGCCGATCGAGTTCAGCACGCCGGACAAGGCCACCGACGCCCTCGTGCGCGGCGAGGTCGACCTCTTCATCTACGACTCTCCTGTCATCCTCTGGATCGCCTCCAAGCGCGCCGGGGACGAGATCGTCGCCATCCCGCAGAACCTCACCATCGAGCACCTCGGCTGGGCCATGCGTCAGGACGACCTGAGCCTTCAAAAGAAGGTCAACGCCGCTCTCGAAGCCATGCAGGAAGACGGTTCACTCAACCACACCATCTCCCTGTGGCTCCCGCAGATGCCGGGGATTTTGTAG
- a CDS encoding tetratricopeptide repeat protein produces MDFKRNIWLQRVLTLAVCVCVLVIAGLALSPLQRKAWGDVRSLQPELNLKGVEGALGQGLVVGLLGGFRTIIADMVFIRANVYWEKKDRAKTEALINLTTSIDPRPMFFWVNGARIMAYDIPIWRIREAGGLDTVPKSIQTQIYKEQAQRGLDLMDKAAEYFPGNHKIPLEKAQIYNNKLNDKEKAAEYFLKAYETEGGPYFAARIHAELLRQLDRKEEAYNFYRKLYAELPDDDPMANKPVILERIRELEKELDIPALQRLPAQPQEKFLPGYMQEDLPVGVQNPIGTQQVPPGEIINNAPPVGHSH; encoded by the coding sequence ATGGACTTCAAGCGCAATATCTGGCTGCAGCGCGTGCTGACGCTCGCGGTATGCGTCTGTGTGCTCGTCATCGCCGGGCTCGCACTCTCGCCCCTCCAGCGTAAGGCCTGGGGGGATGTGCGCTCACTCCAGCCTGAGCTAAACCTCAAGGGCGTGGAAGGTGCACTGGGGCAGGGGCTGGTTGTTGGCCTGCTGGGCGGCTTCCGCACGATCATTGCGGACATGGTCTTCATCCGCGCCAATGTCTACTGGGAGAAAAAGGACCGGGCAAAGACCGAGGCTCTGATCAACCTGACGACCTCCATCGACCCGCGTCCGATGTTTTTCTGGGTGAATGGGGCCCGCATCATGGCCTATGACATTCCGATCTGGCGCATCCGCGAGGCGGGTGGGCTGGACACGGTCCCGAAGAGCATCCAGACCCAGATTTACAAGGAGCAGGCCCAGCGTGGGCTCGACCTTATGGACAAGGCGGCCGAGTACTTCCCTGGTAACCACAAGATCCCTCTGGAAAAGGCCCAGATCTACAACAACAAGCTCAACGACAAGGAAAAGGCCGCTGAGTACTTCCTCAAAGCCTACGAGACCGAGGGCGGGCCTTACTTTGCCGCGCGTATTCATGCTGAGCTGCTTCGCCAGCTGGACCGCAAGGAGGAGGCGTACAACTTTTACCGTAAGCTCTATGCCGAGCTGCCCGATGACGACCCGATGGCCAACAAGCCGGTCATCCTGGAGCGCATTCGTGAGCTGGAGAAAGAGCTGGATATCCCCGCGCTTCAGCGCCTGCCCGCGCAGCCCCAGGAGAAGTTCCTCCCCGGCTACATGCAGGAAGACCTCCCTGTCGGCGTGCAAAACCCCATCGGCACGCAGCAGGTCCCTCCCGGCGAGATCATTAACAACGCCCCGCCCGTAGGCCACAGCCACTGA
- a CDS encoding ABC transporter permease subunit yields MNGACRRILTIGRNTFLDAVRQKFFNALVILSIALIVSSRFFRQFDFGSGELKFIADFGLGAILLFGSILAVVATAQLFYSEIENRTALTILAKPVYRWEFLAGKFLGVFLLLLVFILLMTGILGIMLYWRESSLMQRFGDQFEGKRMVNYLGLAGFAALQWIKLGVLCAITLFVSSFSNTNLYSVVVSFFVMIICQLQYIARDSWDSIGNPVIKGVVWTLSLLFPNFQMFNVGDVMLFPGGTETLSASTPWAIAGYGLVYIIVFIGLSVYSFRRREI; encoded by the coding sequence ATGAACGGAGCCTGTCGCCGTATCCTCACCATCGGGCGAAACACTTTTCTGGACGCTGTCCGGCAGAAGTTTTTCAACGCCCTGGTCATTCTTTCCATCGCGCTGATCGTCAGCTCGCGCTTCTTCCGCCAGTTCGACTTCGGGAGTGGAGAGTTGAAGTTCATTGCGGACTTTGGTCTGGGGGCGATCCTGCTCTTCGGTTCAATTCTGGCCGTCGTCGCCACCGCGCAGCTCTTTTACAGCGAGATCGAGAACCGCACCGCGCTGACCATCCTGGCCAAGCCCGTGTACCGCTGGGAGTTCCTGGCGGGTAAGTTTCTCGGCGTGTTCCTGCTGCTGCTCGTCTTCATTCTTCTGATGACGGGTATCCTCGGGATCATGCTCTACTGGCGCGAGAGCTCGCTCATGCAGCGCTTTGGCGACCAGTTTGAGGGTAAGCGCATGGTGAACTACCTGGGGCTGGCCGGTTTTGCGGCGCTCCAGTGGATCAAGCTCGGGGTGCTCTGCGCGATTACGCTGTTCGTCTCCAGTTTCTCGAACACGAACCTCTACTCGGTGGTGGTTTCGTTCTTCGTCATGATCATCTGTCAGCTCCAGTACATTGCCCGCGACAGTTGGGACAGTATCGGCAACCCTGTGATCAAGGGTGTCGTTTGGACGCTTTCACTGCTCTTCCCGAACTTCCAGATGTTCAACGTCGGCGATGTCATGCTTTTCCCGGGCGGGACAGAGACGTTGAGCGCCTCGACGCCGTGGGCCATCGCCGGGTACGGGCTGGTGTACATCATCGTCTTTATCGGCCTGTCCGTCTATTCATTCCGCCGCCGGGAGATCTAA
- a CDS encoding ABC transporter ATP-binding protein: MEAPAIRIHNLVKDFRIGLRGWKLRAVDDVSLDINDNEVFGLLGPNGCGKSTTMKVVLGLLEPTSGGCEIYGTPSRQVKSRLNVGFLPEAPYFYRYLTGRELLKFYAKVCRVEPRSIKARVKDVLEMVGLTEAADRRVGTYSKGMLQRIGIAQAIVHDPKLIILDEPTAGVDPIGSAAIADLIRELKKQGKTILLCSHLLAQVEGVCDRVAIMDRGKVVLAGPVDDLLAKHDQQSLVVQNFDPAAKAEIEAVLAKHGGKLLDVGTPRISLDDLFLKSTGKGGSK, encoded by the coding sequence ATGGAAGCCCCCGCCATTCGTATCCATAATCTCGTCAAGGACTTCCGCATCGGCCTCAGAGGCTGGAAATTGCGGGCCGTGGACGATGTCTCTCTCGATATTAACGATAACGAGGTTTTCGGCCTGCTCGGGCCCAACGGCTGCGGTAAGAGCACGACGATGAAGGTCGTACTCGGTCTGCTGGAGCCGACATCCGGCGGCTGTGAGATCTACGGTACGCCGAGCCGACAGGTGAAGTCCCGGCTCAATGTCGGCTTCTTGCCGGAGGCCCCGTACTTCTACCGATACCTGACCGGCCGCGAGCTGCTCAAGTTCTACGCCAAGGTCTGCCGCGTGGAGCCCCGCAGCATTAAGGCACGCGTGAAAGACGTGCTGGAGATGGTCGGGCTGACCGAGGCGGCTGACCGCCGGGTAGGCACCTACTCCAAGGGGATGCTCCAGCGCATCGGGATCGCCCAGGCGATTGTCCACGACCCGAAGCTTATCATCCTGGACGAGCCTACTGCCGGGGTCGACCCGATCGGCTCAGCGGCTATCGCCGACCTCATCCGCGAGCTGAAAAAGCAGGGCAAGACCATCCTGCTCTGTTCGCACCTGCTGGCGCAGGTCGAGGGCGTGTGTGACCGGGTGGCTATCATGGACCGCGGCAAGGTCGTCCTGGCCGGTCCGGTCGACGATCTGCTGGCCAAGCATGATCAGCAGTCGCTGGTTGTCCAAAACTTTGACCCGGCCGCCAAGGCCGAGATCGAGGCCGTGCTCGCCAAACATGGCGGCAAGCTGCTCGATGTGGGGACGCCACGTATTTCACTGGACGATCTTTTCCTCAAGAGCACCGGGAAGGGAGGGAGCAAGTAG
- a CDS encoding acylphosphatase, translated as MSDTVFAADVHFSGHVQGVGFRYSTLQVAKEFAVVGEVKNLADGRVYVRAEGERKEVEGFVEEVQRTLRSYIRDTEVKTETCQANYRGFTITR; from the coding sequence ATGTCCGACACTGTTTTTGCTGCTGATGTACACTTCTCCGGCCATGTCCAGGGAGTGGGCTTCCGCTACTCGACCCTTCAGGTGGCCAAGGAGTTCGCGGTCGTCGGGGAGGTCAAGAATCTGGCCGACGGGCGCGTCTATGTGCGGGCCGAGGGCGAACGGAAAGAGGTCGAGGGGTTTGTCGAGGAGGTGCAGCGCACGCTGCGCTCGTACATCCGCGATACGGAGGTGAAAACAGAAACTTGCCAAGCGAACTATCGTGGCTTTACCATCACGCGTTAA
- the ilvE gene encoding branched-chain-amino-acid transaminase: protein MKIYINGTYYERHEAKVSVFDHGFLYGDGIFEGIRVYEGCVFKLDEHLKRLEYSAKAIMLDLPWTRAEISEAVCESCRQNGVTDGYIRLIVTRGAGALGLSPKSCSDPQMIIIADQIELYPPEIYQKGLKVITSATRRNSPAALPPMVKSLNYLNNIMAKIEAGNLGYAEAIMLNNEGYVAECTGDNLFVLQGGKLFTPPVASGSLTGITREAVLEIAADLDVPVVESLLTRYDLWVAEEMFLTGSAAEIIGVIEVDHRKIGDGTPGPVTQRFLEAFRARVTQDGTML, encoded by the coding sequence ATGAAAATCTATATAAACGGCACGTATTACGAGCGACACGAGGCAAAGGTGTCGGTCTTCGACCATGGCTTCCTCTACGGGGACGGTATCTTCGAAGGCATTCGCGTATACGAAGGCTGTGTTTTCAAGCTCGATGAGCACCTCAAGCGCCTCGAGTACTCCGCCAAGGCTATCATGCTCGATCTGCCCTGGACCCGCGCCGAGATCTCCGAGGCCGTCTGTGAGAGCTGCCGCCAGAATGGCGTGACCGACGGCTACATCCGCCTCATCGTCACGCGCGGTGCCGGTGCGCTCGGGCTTTCTCCCAAGAGCTGCAGCGATCCGCAGATGATCATCATCGCCGACCAGATTGAGCTGTACCCGCCCGAGATTTACCAGAAGGGCCTTAAGGTCATCACATCGGCCACCCGGCGTAACAGCCCGGCAGCGCTGCCCCCGATGGTCAAGAGCCTGAACTACCTCAATAACATCATGGCGAAGATTGAGGCGGGCAACCTCGGCTACGCTGAGGCCATCATGCTCAACAACGAGGGCTACGTGGCCGAGTGCACCGGGGATAACCTCTTCGTGCTGCAGGGCGGTAAGCTCTTCACTCCGCCGGTTGCCTCGGGCTCGCTCACGGGTATCACCCGCGAAGCCGTGCTGGAAATCGCGGCCGATCTCGACGTGCCGGTGGTTGAGTCCCTGCTCACCCGCTATGATTTGTGGGTGGCCGAGGAGATGTTCCTCACCGGCTCAGCGGCGGAGATTATCGGCGTGATCGAGGTGGACCACCGCAAGATCGGAGACGGCACCCCCGGCCCCGTGACCCAGCGCTTCCTCGAAGCCTTCCGTGCCCGCGTGACCCAAGACGGCACCATGCTCTAA